The window GGCGTCGAAGTCTTGCTTGGCGATCAGCTTGTCGTTGTAGAGGGCCAGCGCGCGATTGTAGTCAAGTTTCTTCTGCTCGAGGTCGGCTTTGCCCTGGGCAATGTTCGCTTCGGCGGTCTTTTCGGCGGCGAGATAGCTGGAGATATCGGTCTTGGACGCGGAGATGGTCGCCTGCTGGGCTTCGACGGTTGCCTGCGGCTGAACGCTCTCGACGGTGGCGAGAACGGTGCCGGCCTTCACATGATCACCCTCTTTGACGTTGAGGTGGGTGATGCGTCCGAAGGCGGTGGCGCCGATATTGACGTAGGTCTTGGGTTTGATCTGGCCGGTGCCGTTGACGACGGAGATCAGGTCCTGGCGCACTACTTTGCCGGTGGCAACTTTGGTGACGCTGGCCTGGCCGTGAAGAATGGTGCCAACGATGATCCCTCCGAGAACCAGGACCGCAACGACGATCAAAAGGATTTTCTTTAGGCTCATTGCTGCTTTCTGTCGCACCCCTGCCCGAAGACGGGGGCGCGTTTTGAGTTAGTAGCTGCTGAATACAGTACGGAAGCGAAAGACCATGTGTTCCAATAATCTTTTCTTGACGCGGGCGAAGCCTGTTTCGAAGAGATCCTCCAGAGTTCGCAACTCTGCTGTGGACAGGACTTATCCGCTCCCTTCATCTGCGAGCGATGATAGCAGGGGTGGTCTGGAGTCTCCTCTTGTAACGGAGGTGTAACCGCTCTACAATGTTGGTTGGTACCAGGAGCACAACCTCAGCTATGACAACTTCTCGGCGCTTTGCATCCGGCACGGCTTTTCTCTTCCTTGCGATGATGGGAGCGGGTGTTTTAGCAGCGCAGCAAACGCCTGGTGGTTCTACGGAGCCCGATGGCGTAACAAAGGGCCCCACGGTTACAGAGCAGCCGGATCCGCTGAAGCGTCCGTTGAGCGATCAGGAGAAGATCGCACAGCGGAAGGCGCTGAAGCAGGAATTAAAGGGCGTTTATAAGAAGTGGGTGGATGAGGATGTTCGCTGGATCATTACCGACCAGGAGTTGCAGGCGTTCAAGAGTTTAAGCAACGACGAAGAACGCGACCAGTTTATTGAAAACTTCTGGTTGCGCCGCAATCCGAATCCCGACTCTCCTGAGAATGAGTTCCGCGAAGAGCACTACGCACGCATTGCGTATGCGAACGACCATTTTGCTGCCGGCAAGCCTGGCTGGAGGACGGATCGCGGACATATTTATATCGCTTACGGTAAGGCGGACAGCATCGACTCCCATCCGAGCGGCGGCAGCTACGAGCGGCCGATGGAAGAGGGCGGCGGTAATACTTCTACCTTCCCGTTCGAGATATGGCACTACCGCTATCTCGAGGGTATTGGCGACAACGTCGACATCGAGTTTGTAGACACCTGCATGTGCGGCGACTACCACATGACGATTGACCGGTCGGAGAAGGATGCGCTGAAGCATGTTCCGGGAGCCGGCCAGACGATGTACGAGCAGACGGGCCAGTCCAAGCAGGCAGACCGGTTTTCAGGTGGCGGTCTGGAGCAGCTTGGTGCGGGGCCGCTCTCGTCCCAGAACCAGAGCAAGCAGTTTGATCGGTTGGATCGCTATGCCAAGCTGATGGCTCCCCCTGAGATCAAGTTCAAGGATATGGAGTCGTTTATGGCGACCTCCAAGATTTTGACTGGACCACCATTTTTATTTGACGTTCGGACAGACTACGTCAAGGTGACGAACGATACGATTCTGGTCCCGGTGACGCTGCAGATCAGGAACAGCGACATCACGTTCACCAATAAAGACGGAGTCGCCATGGGCACAGTGAACATCCTGGGTCGCGTGTCGAACCTGAACCATAAGCCGATTCAGACTTTTGAAGATACGGTGAGTGTGCAGGTGCCGAGCGAGTTGCTGGCCCGCAAGCGATCGGATCTGTCGGTTTACTGGAAGTCTCTTCCGTTACGGCCTGGGCTTTACAAGATCGATATCGTGATCAAGGACGTCAACAACCCGGATCACATCGGCAGATGGGAGCGCAGTTTGAATGTTCCCCAATACGATGATGACCGACTATCTTCTTCGTCGCTGATTCTGGCGGACCAGATGGAACGGGTACCCTCGAAAGATATTGGAGCTGGCAATTTTATTATTGGAGATACGCGAATTCGCCCGCGTGTCTCGACCGGAGTCGCAGTTCCTGTTACATTTCATCGTGCACAGAGTCTGAACTTCTGGATGCAGGTGTATAACCTTGGTATCGATGAAAAAAGCAAACAGAACGGTGCGACCATCGAGTATCAGATTCTGGACATGGCGACCAATACGACAGTGTTGCAGGCACAAGAGCTGACGTCGAAGACCAATCCGAATGCGGACCAGGTCACGATTGAAAAGAGTTTGCCGCTGGCAAGCTTGCAGCCAGGAAAATATCAGGTAAGCATCAAAGTAAATGACGGAATAACGAAGCAGCAGATCGCAGAATCTGCATCCTTCATCGTAGATTAGGCAGGTGCGGTTTTAGATTTCAAAAAACAATATGATTGCGCGGACGTTAATTTGCAGCAATCAATTTCCACCGCACGCTGTGAGACGCACCCTATTTTTTCGGGTGTGGATTGGATAGGACAGCCATCGACGCGCAGGACGGCTTTACTGTGCAACGGCCCCAGGTGAAGATCGCGTTTCTGTCGCTGATGCTGCTGACTGCAGCCTGCCGCGTTGCTGTGGGTCAAGGTGCCACGGTATCCGGTGTGGTTCGCGACGCGCAGGGAGTGGCTCAGTTGGGCGCCCTGGTTCAGGTGATAGCGGCTGATTCCGCCATGGCAGGGACGGCGTTTACCGACCTGCACGGACGATACTTTATCCCCCACCTCGGTCCAGGAGAATATCAGGTAAGAGCCAGCGCGGCGTTGTTTGTGCCAGCGCTACGGTCTAATTTGCAGCTTCGTTCTGGAGCGCAGGCGGTTGTAAATCTCACGTTGAATACGCTGTTCGAGTCGACGACGTGGCTTCCAGCGGAGCGGCGCAAAGCAGATGAGCCGGGTGACGATTGGAAGTGGACTCTGCGCTCTGCTGCGAACCGGCCTATCCTGCGGCTGGCTGACGATGGTGACGTCATCGTGGTTTCGTCAAGCGCAACGGAGTCGTCGAAGGGTGCCGAACGAGCCCGTAGCGAGATGACAGCTGGGGATGGCGGCTTCGGAAGTAACGGTGTGCATACTGTCTTCGCTATCGACAAGGTATTGGACGATGGGGCCGCCCTGACGCTGCATATGGATATGGGGGCACCAATCGGACCTACTTCGCTTGGACCGTCGACAGAAGTAGCGACCGGATACGGGATGCGTTTGGGAATGGGCGGCGCGGCGAGGACGGTGCTGAGTTATCAGTCGCATCCGGAGATGATGGGTCCGGATGGATCTTCCGGGCTTCAGTCGATGCAGATAGCGAGCGCTCAGCAGATGCAGTTGGGGGACATGGTTGATGTTGAGGCTGGCGGTACGGTTTATGTTGTGCGGACTTCGGGCTATGCGTCCGGTTCGCGACCGTTCCTGAAGGTAAACGCGCATCCGACCGAAACCTGGACCGTGGGATATCGGATGGCGACGTCGCAGGAGCTTCAATCGTTTGCTGGACTGGATACGGTCAAACGAGAGTTGCCGGTTGCGACGATCTATGACGGAAAGGTGCAGACCGAGGGTGGACTGCATCAGGAGTTTTCTGTGGGCCGGAAGACCGGTCGTGGGTTTGTCCAGATTGCTTATTATCGGGACTCTCTTAGCCGCGTGGCCGTTGCGGGTGGCGGTGCGTTGAGTGCAGCCGATATTGCGGAGACCGGGCAAGACGGTGGGAGCGGGATTCTGGCCGATTCGACGACGGGGAACTTTCGGTTTCTAGGAGACGGATATAAGACGCAAGGACTGAATCTGACTCTGACTGAGCCATTGTCTCCGAATATGTGGATTGCGGTGGAGTATGGCACTGGGGCTGGGCTGGCTGAAAAGGATGGAGTGGTGATCGCGCTGCCGACGCTTGGGGCAAGTCTGGCACCGCGAAGTGCAGAGACAGCGACGATTGCGTTGCGCGGGCGAGTGATTCGAAGCGGAACGGCGGTTCGGGCCGCTTATCGCTGGCAGCCGACGCGACTGGTGACTGCGGTTGATCCGTACGCTCCGTTTAGCGATCAGGCGTACTTGAGCTGCTATCTGCGCCAGGCGCTGCGGCTGGGTAACTTGCTGCCACCTGGACTGGACGCAACGATCGATGTGACGAATCTGCTGGCGCAGGGGTATCGTCCGTTTATGTCGGATGATGGGCAGATGCTGTTTCTAGCGCAGGCGCCGCGCACGATTCAGGCTGGGCTCGCGTTTACCTTCTAAAAATCCTTTGCGTAACATGTCATGGATTGCGCCCTTCAGTACGGTGAGAGCTGATGGGCGATTTGTTTGCGTTCTGCACTGACGATAGAGTGAGTGCACGCAGTTTGTGCGGCGAAGGAGCTTGAACCTGATGCGAGCAGATATTGTGCCTGGGGCTGTATTTCCTGACTACGAACTGACCGATCACACAGCGAAGCGCCGCAAGCTCTCTGAGTTGCAAGGACAAGATCCGTTGGTCCTGGTGCTGAGCAGGGGTGGGTTCTGCCCGAAGGATCGTCGGCAGGCGGAGGGGTTGGTCGAGCTTCATCGTGAGATGGAGGTTGGGTATTGCAAGCTGGTGACCGTGAGCACGGACAATCTAGCTGAGACGAACGAGGCCCGTGCCGGCATTGGTGCGCATTGGACGTTTTTGTCGGATGCGGGACGCGTGATCCAGAAGGATCTCGACATCGCCGAATATACGGACACTATGCATAATCCAATGATCCCGTACACTATCGTTCTTGAGCCGGGGCTTGTGGTGTCTAAGATCTACAACGGCTATTGGTATTTTGGTCGCCCGACACTTGAGGAGCTGCGTCAGGATCTGCGAGCTGTTTTGAAGAAGTGCCGGCCAGACTGGGATATCACGGATGCTGCGCACAAGGCAGCGTGGCAGCGGGGTGAGAAGGATGGTTTTTACCCCTACGGCAAGAGCTATGCCGCGGTGTTTGGAGAGCAGGATTAGGCGAGGGCGGAAACGGCGGTCTACTGCACCGGAATAGGGCGATGATCGTTAG is drawn from Edaphobacter lichenicola and contains these coding sequences:
- a CDS encoding peroxiredoxin family protein, coding for MRADIVPGAVFPDYELTDHTAKRRKLSELQGQDPLVLVLSRGGFCPKDRRQAEGLVELHREMEVGYCKLVTVSTDNLAETNEARAGIGAHWTFLSDAGRVIQKDLDIAEYTDTMHNPMIPYTIVLEPGLVVSKIYNGYWYFGRPTLEELRQDLRAVLKKCRPDWDITDAAHKAAWQRGEKDGFYPYGKSYAAVFGEQD
- a CDS encoding carboxypeptidase-like regulatory domain-containing protein → MDRTAIDAQDGFTVQRPQVKIAFLSLMLLTAACRVAVGQGATVSGVVRDAQGVAQLGALVQVIAADSAMAGTAFTDLHGRYFIPHLGPGEYQVRASAALFVPALRSNLQLRSGAQAVVNLTLNTLFESTTWLPAERRKADEPGDDWKWTLRSAANRPILRLADDGDVIVVSSSATESSKGAERARSEMTAGDGGFGSNGVHTVFAIDKVLDDGAALTLHMDMGAPIGPTSLGPSTEVATGYGMRLGMGGAARTVLSYQSHPEMMGPDGSSGLQSMQIASAQQMQLGDMVDVEAGGTVYVVRTSGYASGSRPFLKVNAHPTETWTVGYRMATSQELQSFAGLDTVKRELPVATIYDGKVQTEGGLHQEFSVGRKTGRGFVQIAYYRDSLSRVAVAGGGALSAADIAETGQDGGSGILADSTTGNFRFLGDGYKTQGLNLTLTEPLSPNMWIAVEYGTGAGLAEKDGVVIALPTLGASLAPRSAETATIALRGRVIRSGTAVRAAYRWQPTRLVTAVDPYAPFSDQAYLSCYLRQALRLGNLLPPGLDATIDVTNLLAQGYRPFMSDDGQMLFLAQAPRTIQAGLAFTF
- a CDS encoding GWxTD domain-containing protein; amino-acid sequence: MTTSRRFASGTAFLFLAMMGAGVLAAQQTPGGSTEPDGVTKGPTVTEQPDPLKRPLSDQEKIAQRKALKQELKGVYKKWVDEDVRWIITDQELQAFKSLSNDEERDQFIENFWLRRNPNPDSPENEFREEHYARIAYANDHFAAGKPGWRTDRGHIYIAYGKADSIDSHPSGGSYERPMEEGGGNTSTFPFEIWHYRYLEGIGDNVDIEFVDTCMCGDYHMTIDRSEKDALKHVPGAGQTMYEQTGQSKQADRFSGGGLEQLGAGPLSSQNQSKQFDRLDRYAKLMAPPEIKFKDMESFMATSKILTGPPFLFDVRTDYVKVTNDTILVPVTLQIRNSDITFTNKDGVAMGTVNILGRVSNLNHKPIQTFEDTVSVQVPSELLARKRSDLSVYWKSLPLRPGLYKIDIVIKDVNNPDHIGRWERSLNVPQYDDDRLSSSSLILADQMERVPSKDIGAGNFIIGDTRIRPRVSTGVAVPVTFHRAQSLNFWMQVYNLGIDEKSKQNGATIEYQILDMATNTTVLQAQELTSKTNPNADQVTIEKSLPLASLQPGKYQVSIKVNDGITKQQIAESASFIVD